The Sulfitobacter sp. S223 genome has a window encoding:
- a CDS encoding cupin domain-containing protein: MIIHPAGSRPSGKGPAEYFTGTVRMDPLITAPEPARLRGLTVTFEPGARTAWHTHPLGQTLIVTAGLGLVQREAGPVEQIRPGDTVWFEPGEKHWHGAAPDVAMTHIALQEELDGSAVTWMEHVTDAQYAG, translated from the coding sequence ATGATCATCCATCCTGCAGGTTCCCGCCCCTCTGGCAAAGGCCCAGCCGAGTATTTCACCGGTACCGTGCGTATGGACCCGCTGATCACCGCGCCCGAGCCTGCCCGCTTGCGCGGCCTGACAGTCACGTTTGAGCCGGGCGCGCGCACCGCTTGGCACACGCATCCGCTGGGTCAAACTTTGATTGTCACCGCAGGTCTGGGTCTGGTGCAGCGCGAGGCCGGTCCGGTTGAACAGATTCGGCCCGGCGATACCGTCTGGTTTGAACCCGGAGAAAAACACTGGCATGGCGCTGCACCTGACGTGGCCATGACCCACATCGCGCTTCAGGAAGAGCTGGATGGCTCTGCTGTGACGTGGATGGAACATGTCACAGACGCACAATACGCGGGCTAG
- a CDS encoding Hint domain-containing protein — protein MATIFDLFEVTSISADTTYSTAAGNLLGVVDNVDSSDLNDGEFDIGDSILIEGVSYTIDQIKEPFSSGRFTLGDGTNLSFNPQSESNLDAIFLTVSNGGDVRHFIIPNDSYGDMNVEEIRTGSLNDVAGSDAALVSTTDNQVNAVCFAANAIIQTAAGGVPVEHLKIGDPIWTLDNGLQKIQYIISMKLDFSIASKKLKPIVFEPDSLGPGRPSQQLSVSPQHRMLVTTETGNTVLVPAKALTARKGVRVARGKRTVTYFHLVFSRHEIVRASGTLTESLFPGRMTLQMVPKKCRVEIQEIFGRELLDEFDASEIAARPILRVQDAKRNALTFG, from the coding sequence ATGGCAACGATATTCGACCTGTTCGAAGTAACGAGCATCAGCGCGGATACCACGTATTCAACAGCGGCAGGAAACCTTCTCGGTGTCGTTGATAATGTCGATTCAAGCGATCTGAACGACGGTGAGTTCGATATAGGTGACAGCATCCTGATCGAGGGGGTTTCCTACACCATCGACCAAATTAAAGAGCCATTCAGCAGCGGGCGTTTCACGCTTGGGGATGGCACGAACCTCAGTTTCAATCCCCAGAGCGAAAGTAATCTTGACGCCATCTTTCTGACCGTGTCGAACGGCGGCGATGTCCGGCATTTCATAATCCCGAACGACAGCTACGGCGACATGAATGTCGAGGAGATCCGTACCGGCAGCCTCAACGACGTGGCAGGTTCTGATGCAGCTCTCGTCTCAACCACAGACAATCAGGTCAACGCGGTCTGCTTCGCCGCCAACGCTATTATCCAGACTGCCGCAGGCGGTGTTCCCGTCGAGCACCTTAAGATCGGTGATCCTATATGGACACTCGACAATGGGCTTCAGAAAATCCAGTACATCATTTCAATGAAGCTCGATTTCAGCATCGCTTCCAAAAAGTTGAAGCCAATCGTCTTTGAACCAGACTCCCTTGGCCCCGGGCGGCCAAGCCAACAGCTCTCTGTCTCGCCTCAGCACCGAATGTTGGTGACGACGGAGACCGGAAACACCGTACTGGTTCCAGCCAAGGCATTGACCGCGCGCAAAGGTGTGCGTGTTGCGCGTGGCAAACGCACAGTGACTTACTTTCATCTCGTATTTTCTAGACATGAGATTGTCCGCGCAAGCGGCACGCTAACAGAGAGCCTATTTCCCGGTCGTATGACCTTGCAAATGGTCCCGAAAAAATGCCGCGTCGAGATACAAGAAATCTTCGGGCGTGAGTTGCTGGACGAATTCGACGCTTCTGAGATAGCTGCCCGTCCGATTTTGCGCGTTCAGGACGCTAAAAGGAACGCTCTGACTTTTGGATAG
- the glyA gene encoding serine hydroxymethyltransferase → MSPNTTEFFTRSLADTDPAIADATAKELNRQRTEIELIASENIVSAAVMEAQGGVMTNKYAEGYPGRRYYGGCDYVDIAEELAIERACKLFSCEFANVQPNSGSQANQGVFQALLQPGDTILGMSLDAGGHLTHGAKPNQSGKWFNAIQYGVRKEDNLLDYDQVQALATEHQPKMIIAGGSAIPRQIDFKRMREIADSVGAYLHVDMAHFAGLVAAGEHPSPFPHAHVATTTTHKTLRGPRGGMILTNDEALSKKFNSAIFPGIQGGPLMHVIAAKAVAFGEALQPEFKSYIKQVIKNAQALSDQLIKGGLDTVTHGTDTHVLLVDLRPKGVKGNATEKALGRAHITCNKNGVPFDPEKPMVTSGIRLGSPAGTTRGFGEEEFRQIADWIIEVVDGLAANGEEGNAAVEAKVKSEVEAMCARFPIYPNL, encoded by the coding sequence ATGTCACCCAATACAACCGAATTCTTCACCCGTTCGCTGGCCGACACCGATCCAGCCATCGCAGATGCAACGGCAAAAGAACTTAACCGCCAGCGCACCGAGATCGAACTGATCGCTTCCGAGAACATTGTCTCTGCTGCCGTCATGGAAGCGCAAGGCGGCGTGATGACCAACAAATACGCCGAAGGCTATCCGGGTCGTCGTTACTATGGTGGCTGTGACTATGTGGACATCGCCGAAGAACTTGCGATCGAGCGTGCCTGCAAACTGTTCTCATGCGAATTCGCAAACGTGCAGCCCAACTCAGGCTCACAGGCGAACCAAGGCGTGTTTCAGGCACTGCTTCAGCCCGGCGATACAATTCTGGGCATGTCCCTTGATGCAGGCGGCCACCTGACCCACGGCGCCAAGCCGAACCAGTCCGGCAAATGGTTCAACGCCATTCAGTACGGTGTGCGCAAAGAGGACAACCTGCTTGATTATGATCAGGTGCAGGCGCTTGCGACCGAGCATCAGCCGAAAATGATCATCGCAGGTGGCTCCGCCATTCCCCGCCAGATCGATTTCAAACGCATGCGCGAGATCGCAGACAGCGTTGGCGCGTATCTGCACGTGGATATGGCCCACTTCGCGGGTCTGGTTGCAGCCGGAGAGCACCCCTCCCCCTTCCCACACGCCCATGTTGCGACAACAACCACCCACAAAACCCTGCGCGGCCCGCGCGGCGGCATGATCCTCACCAACGATGAAGCGTTGTCAAAGAAGTTCAACTCAGCCATTTTCCCGGGTATTCAGGGCGGCCCGCTGATGCACGTCATCGCGGCCAAGGCCGTAGCATTTGGCGAAGCGCTCCAGCCGGAATTCAAAAGCTACATCAAACAGGTCATCAAGAATGCGCAGGCGCTGTCCGACCAATTGATCAAAGGCGGTCTGGACACGGTCACGCACGGCACTGACACGCACGTACTGCTGGTAGATCTGCGCCCCAAAGGCGTCAAAGGCAACGCGACTGAAAAGGCCTTGGGCCGCGCGCACATCACTTGCAACAAAAACGGCGTGCCGTTTGACCCTGAAAAACCGATGGTTACCTCCGGCATCCGGCTCGGTTCGCCCGCCGGTACCACACGTGGCTTTGGTGAAGAAGAATTCCGCCAGATCGCCGACTGGATCATCGAAGTTGTCGATGGCCTTGCGGCAAACGGTGAAGAAGGTAACGCTGCGGTCGAAGCCAAGGTAAAATCAGAAGTCGAAGCCATGTGCGCCCGCTTCCCGATCTACCCGAACCTCTGA
- a CDS encoding NAD kinase, which translates to MPQKISFLASRAPVAQTARAVLIGRYGDVPPEEADVIVALGGDGFMLQTLHETQSLPAPVYGMNRGTIGFLMNTYAENDLRERLAAAEEAEINPLSMTATHMDGTISNALALNEVALLRQGPQAAKLQITVDGRLRMQALVCDGALLATPAGSTAYNYSAHGPILPIGADVLALTAVAAFRPRRWRGALLPKTALVRFDVLEPEKRPVMADADGTSYRDVARVEIRSEPSIIHKILFDPGHGLEERLISEQFT; encoded by the coding sequence ATGCCCCAAAAAATATCCTTCTTGGCGAGCAGAGCGCCTGTGGCACAAACCGCACGCGCAGTGTTGATCGGGCGGTATGGCGATGTCCCGCCGGAAGAAGCGGACGTCATCGTTGCGCTAGGGGGCGATGGTTTCATGTTGCAAACACTGCATGAAACCCAGTCCTTGCCTGCGCCAGTTTATGGCATGAATCGTGGAACTATCGGGTTTCTGATGAATACCTACGCCGAAAATGATCTGCGTGAACGGTTGGCTGCGGCAGAAGAGGCCGAGATCAATCCGCTGTCGATGACGGCCACGCATATGGATGGCACGATATCGAACGCCCTTGCCCTCAACGAGGTCGCGCTGCTGCGTCAGGGTCCGCAAGCGGCCAAGTTGCAGATCACCGTCGACGGTCGTCTGCGGATGCAGGCTTTGGTCTGTGACGGTGCGCTTTTGGCGACGCCTGCCGGATCGACGGCCTATAACTATTCCGCACATGGCCCGATCCTGCCTATCGGAGCGGATGTATTGGCGCTGACTGCTGTGGCGGCCTTCCGGCCGCGTCGTTGGCGCGGGGCGCTTCTGCCCAAGACCGCGCTTGTGCGCTTCGACGTTCTGGAACCTGAAAAACGTCCCGTTATGGCGGACGCGGATGGCACCAGCTATCGGGACGTCGCGCGGGTGGAAATCCGGTCAGAACCGAGCATTATCCACAAGATTTTGTTCGATCCGGGCCATGGTCTGGAAGAGCGGCTGATCTCGGAACAGTTCACCTGA
- a CDS encoding CsbD family protein, translating to MNWDTIKGNWTQMTGKIKEEWGDLTDDEITEAEGDRDQLIGKIQAKYGIAKEEAEKQVDTFASKVS from the coding sequence ATGAATTGGGATACAATCAAAGGTAACTGGACTCAGATGACCGGCAAGATCAAAGAAGAGTGGGGCGATCTCACAGATGACGAGATCACCGAAGCTGAAGGCGACCGGGATCAACTGATCGGTAAAATTCAGGCGAAGTACGGTATCGCCAAAGAAGAAGCCGAAAAGCAGGTGGATACATTCGCATCCAAGGTCAGCTAG
- a CDS encoding propionyl-CoA synthetase, with amino-acid sequence MGYAEVYKAAADNPEAFWLEQAQAIDWIEAPTRALFEKGNDLYEWFADAKVNGCYNAVDRHVENGRADQAAIIYDSPITNTKETITFAQLQTRVAALAGALVAQGVTKGDRVIIYMPMVPEALEAMLACARIGAVHSVVFGGFAANELAVRIDDCTPKAIIAASCGLEPNRIVHYKPLLDGAIELADHKPDACIILQREQEVCDLIEGRDYEWNAAIALGTPAECVPVEGNHPAYILYTSGTTGAPKGVVRHTAGHLVALNWTMKNIYNVDPGDVFWAASDVGWVVGHSYITYGPLVHGNTTVVFEGKPVGTPDAGTFWRVISEHNVRSFFTAPTAIRAVKREDPEGLEVAKYDLSCLRALYLAGERADPDTIIWAQKVLGKPVYDHWWQTETGFTIAGNPAGLDALPVKIGSPTVPMPGYNVQILDEAGHQLPAGELGAIAIKLPLPPGTLPTLWNAEDRFRKSYLTTYPGYYETGDAGMIDEDGYLYIMARTDDVINVAGHRLSTGAMEEVLAGHPDVAECAVIGVSDALKGQAPMGFVCLTKGVNRDHAEITAECVKRIRDQIGPVAAFKLALVVDRLPKTRSGKILRATMVKIADGEDFKLPATIDDPAILDEIKEALQTIGFAKA; translated from the coding sequence ATGGGATACGCCGAGGTTTACAAAGCAGCAGCCGACAATCCGGAAGCATTCTGGCTGGAGCAAGCACAGGCAATCGACTGGATCGAAGCCCCCACACGCGCGCTATTCGAAAAAGGGAATGACCTTTATGAATGGTTCGCCGACGCCAAGGTGAACGGCTGTTACAACGCCGTAGACCGCCATGTTGAGAACGGTCGCGCAGATCAGGCCGCAATCATCTATGACAGCCCGATCACAAACACCAAAGAGACCATCACCTTCGCTCAGTTGCAAACCCGCGTTGCAGCGCTTGCCGGTGCGCTGGTGGCCCAAGGTGTCACAAAGGGTGACCGCGTTATTATTTATATGCCAATGGTTCCAGAAGCGCTTGAAGCGATGCTGGCTTGTGCCCGCATCGGTGCCGTGCATTCTGTCGTCTTTGGCGGCTTTGCGGCAAATGAGCTGGCTGTCCGAATTGACGATTGCACCCCAAAAGCGATCATCGCTGCATCTTGCGGTCTGGAGCCAAACCGCATCGTGCATTACAAGCCCCTGCTAGACGGCGCGATCGAACTGGCCGATCACAAGCCTGACGCCTGCATTATCCTGCAGCGCGAACAGGAGGTTTGTGACCTGATTGAGGGCCGCGATTATGAATGGAACGCAGCGATTGCTCTTGGCACCCCTGCGGAATGCGTCCCTGTCGAAGGCAACCACCCCGCCTATATTCTCTACACGTCTGGCACAACAGGCGCGCCGAAGGGCGTAGTGCGCCATACTGCGGGCCATTTGGTGGCCCTAAACTGGACGATGAAGAACATCTATAATGTTGACCCCGGTGATGTGTTCTGGGCGGCGTCCGATGTGGGCTGGGTCGTGGGCCACAGCTATATTACTTACGGGCCGCTGGTTCACGGCAACACCACCGTTGTGTTCGAGGGCAAGCCGGTCGGCACCCCCGATGCCGGCACTTTCTGGCGTGTCATTTCCGAACACAATGTGCGGAGTTTTTTTACCGCCCCTACCGCGATCCGTGCCGTCAAACGCGAGGACCCAGAAGGGCTAGAGGTTGCGAAATACGACCTGTCCTGTCTGAGGGCGCTATATCTGGCTGGTGAGAGAGCCGATCCAGACACCATTATCTGGGCTCAAAAAGTGCTGGGCAAGCCAGTTTATGACCATTGGTGGCAAACCGAAACCGGCTTTACCATTGCCGGCAATCCTGCCGGACTTGATGCTCTACCCGTCAAAATCGGTTCTCCCACTGTGCCAATGCCAGGATATAACGTGCAAATTCTGGACGAAGCAGGTCATCAGCTACCCGCGGGTGAACTTGGGGCGATTGCCATCAAACTCCCCCTGCCCCCAGGCACTCTTCCCACCCTCTGGAACGCCGAAGACCGCTTTCGTAAAAGCTACCTGACAACTTATCCAGGTTATTATGAGACGGGCGATGCTGGTATGATCGACGAGGACGGTTACCTCTACATCATGGCGCGCACTGATGACGTCATCAATGTCGCGGGTCACCGCCTGTCGACGGGCGCAATGGAGGAGGTCCTTGCCGGACACCCTGATGTGGCCGAGTGTGCGGTGATCGGTGTAAGTGACGCCCTGAAAGGTCAGGCACCTATGGGTTTTGTCTGCTTAACCAAAGGTGTGAATCGCGATCACGCAGAGATTACTGCAGAATGCGTAAAGCGCATTCGTGACCAGATTGGTCCGGTGGCCGCTTTCAAATTGGCATTGGTCGTGGACCGGCTGCCCAAGACCCGTTCAGGTAAAATATTGCGCGCGACGATGGTTAAAATTGCTGACGGGGAAGACTTCAAGCTTCCGGCGACCATCGATGATCCCGCCATTCTGGACGAGATCAAGGAAGCGCTTCAAACCATCGGCTTTGCAAAAGCCTAA
- a CDS encoding NADP-dependent malic enzyme: MSDNSSTRQAALDYHAFPKPGKLEVRATKPLANGRDLARAYSPGVAEACIEIEKDPSTAALYTSRANLVAVVTNGTAVLGLGNIGALASKPVMEGKAVLFKKFAGIDCFDIEVNQSDPEKLADIVCALEPSFGAINLEDIKAPDCFTVERICNERMNIPVFHDDQHGTAIVVGAAATNALFVAGKKFEDIKIVSTGGGAAGIACLNMLLKLGVKRENVWLCDIHGLVYEGRTEDMNPIKSEYAQKSDLRTLDDVIDGADMFLGLSGPNVLSPEMVGRMADAPIIFALANPNPEIMPDAARAVSPNAIIATGRSDFPNQVNNVLCFPFIFRGALDVGATTINDEMKIACIEGIAALARATTSAEAAAAYQGEKLSFGADYLIPKPFDPRLIGIVSSAVARAAMETGVATRPIADLDAYKANLDGSVFKSALLMRPVFQAARTSPRRIVFAEGEDERVLRCAQAMLEETTERPILIGRPEVIERRMERAGLDLNIGRDVDVVNPENDPRYRDYWETYHNLLARRGVSPDIARAIMRTNTTAIGAVMVHREEADSLICGTFGETRWHLNYIDQVLGRDGRRAHGSLSLMILEDGPLFIADTQVHQHPTPEQLAEIAIGAARHVRRFGLTPNIAMCSQSQFGNQGEGSGSRLRRAIRILDEGNHDFCYEGEMNIDTALDPELRARLFPDNRMQGPANVLVFAHADAASGVRNILKMKGGGLEVGPILMGMGNRAHVVSPSITARGLLNMAAIAGTPVAEYG; this comes from the coding sequence GCGTTTCCCAAGCCCGGCAAACTAGAGGTTCGCGCGACCAAACCACTGGCGAACGGGCGTGATCTGGCCCGCGCCTACAGCCCCGGCGTGGCTGAAGCCTGCATTGAAATCGAGAAAGACCCGTCCACTGCCGCACTTTATACCAGCCGTGCGAATCTGGTGGCGGTTGTCACGAACGGCACCGCAGTGTTGGGATTGGGCAATATTGGCGCCTTGGCATCGAAGCCGGTGATGGAGGGTAAGGCGGTCCTGTTCAAAAAATTCGCGGGCATTGATTGCTTTGACATCGAGGTAAACCAGTCAGACCCTGAAAAGCTGGCCGATATCGTTTGCGCCCTTGAACCGTCGTTCGGTGCGATCAACCTTGAAGACATCAAAGCCCCCGATTGCTTTACTGTTGAACGTATCTGCAATGAGCGCATGAACATTCCAGTCTTTCATGACGACCAACACGGGACCGCTATCGTCGTAGGCGCTGCGGCGACCAACGCGTTGTTTGTGGCTGGCAAGAAATTCGAAGACATCAAGATCGTCTCGACAGGCGGTGGCGCAGCGGGAATCGCCTGCCTGAACATGCTTCTGAAACTCGGCGTGAAGCGCGAGAATGTCTGGCTGTGCGACATTCACGGGCTGGTTTATGAAGGCCGCACCGAAGATATGAACCCGATCAAATCCGAATACGCGCAGAAAAGCGATCTGCGCACGCTGGATGATGTGATCGACGGCGCGGATATGTTCCTCGGACTATCCGGCCCGAATGTACTGTCACCGGAAATGGTTGGACGCATGGCTGACGCCCCGATCATTTTCGCCCTTGCCAACCCGAACCCTGAAATAATGCCGGATGCCGCACGCGCGGTCTCTCCCAATGCGATTATCGCGACGGGTCGCTCGGACTTTCCCAATCAGGTGAACAACGTCTTGTGCTTTCCGTTCATCTTCCGCGGCGCGTTGGATGTCGGCGCGACAACCATCAATGACGAAATGAAGATCGCTTGCATCGAAGGCATCGCGGCGCTGGCGCGCGCCACCACCTCGGCCGAAGCCGCTGCCGCCTATCAGGGCGAGAAGCTTTCGTTCGGGGCGGATTATCTGATCCCCAAGCCCTTTGATCCACGTCTGATCGGTATCGTGTCATCTGCCGTAGCGCGCGCCGCGATGGAGACAGGCGTCGCCACTCGCCCCATTGCAGATCTGGACGCCTACAAAGCCAATCTTGACGGGTCGGTCTTCAAATCTGCGTTGCTGATGCGCCCTGTATTTCAGGCTGCGCGCACATCTCCACGCCGCATTGTCTTTGCCGAAGGCGAGGACGAGCGTGTCCTGCGCTGCGCCCAAGCGATGCTGGAAGAGACAACCGAGCGCCCGATCCTGATCGGTCGCCCCGAAGTGATCGAGCGGCGGATGGAACGTGCGGGCCTTGATCTCAACATCGGCAGGGATGTGGACGTTGTTAACCCCGAGAATGACCCGCGCTACCGCGACTATTGGGAGACCTACCACAATCTGCTCGCGCGGCGCGGAGTGTCGCCCGATATTGCCCGCGCAATTATGCGCACCAACACGACGGCCATTGGCGCGGTAATGGTACACCGCGAAGAAGCGGATAGCCTGATCTGCGGGACCTTCGGGGAAACCCGCTGGCATCTGAACTATATTGATCAGGTGCTGGGTCGCGACGGTCGGCGCGCGCATGGTTCCCTATCGCTGATGATCCTTGAGGATGGTCCGCTGTTTATCGCGGACACACAGGTCCATCAGCACCCGACGCCTGAACAGCTTGCAGAAATTGCGATTGGTGCGGCACGGCATGTGCGCCGCTTTGGTCTGACCCCGAACATCGCGATGTGCTCACAAAGCCAGTTCGGCAATCAGGGCGAAGGCTCCGGCAGCCGTTTGCGTCGTGCAATCCGCATTTTGGACGAAGGCAACCATGACTTCTGCTACGAGGGTGAGATGAACATCGACACGGCCCTTGATCCGGAACTGCGGGCGCGCCTGTTCCCGGATAATCGCATGCAGGGTCCCGCCAACGTGTTGGTCTTTGCCCATGCCGACGCGGCGTCCGGTGTGCGTAACATCCTGAAAATGAAGGGGGGCGGCCTGGAAGTCGGGCCGATCCTGATGGGCATGGGCAATCGCGCGCATGTGGTCTCCCCCTCAATCACGGCACGTGGATTGCTGAACATGGCAGCCATCGCAGGTACGCCAGTTGCCGAGTACGGCTAA